Within the Staphylococcus argenteus genome, the region TAATATTATTGGCGGATTTATTCAACCGTCGTCAGGACATGTCGTAATTAATAATCAAGTAAAGCGAAACCCATCGCCAGATTGTTTAATGTTATTCCAACATCATAATTTGCTACCTTGGAAGACGATTAATGACAATATTAGGATAGGGTTACATAAAAAAATGACTGATACAGATATCAATGAACAACTCAAATTAGTTGATTTAGAAGGAAAAGGTAAACATTTTCCTGAGCAATTATCTGGTGGTATGAAACAACGTGTAGCACTGTGTCGTGCACATGTACATCAGCCAAACGTCATATTAATGGATGAACCATTAGGTGCATTGGACGCATTTACACGTTATAAATTACAGGATCAGTTAGTGCAATTAAAACATCAAACAAAAGCCACTATCATTCTTGTGACCCACGATATTGATGAAGCAATTTATCTTTCTGATCGAATTGTTTTATTAGGAGAAGGTTGTAATATTATTTCTCAATATGAAATGACAACATCACATCCACGTAATCGTAATGATAGTCATTTGCTTAAAATTCGTCATGATATTATGGAAACATTTGCCTTGAATCATCATCAAGTTGAACCTGAATACTATCTATAAGGAGTGAAAAACGATGAAAAAAATTATCGCAATCGTCATTATTGGATTCCTTATACTTTCAGGTTGTGACTGGCAAAGGGTGTCTAAAGCACCGTCTAAAAAGTCGCAAAATCAGCAAGTAATTAAAATAGGGTATTTGCCGATTACACATTCAGCGAATTTGATGATGACTAAAAAATTATTATCGCAATCGAGCCACGCTAAATACAAACTTGAACTAGTGAAATTTAATAATTGGCCTGATTTAATGGATGCATTAAATAGTGGTCGTATAGATGGTGCATCGACTTTAATAGAACTTGCTATGAAGTCAAAGCAAAAGGGATCAAATATAAAAGCGGTGGCATTAGGGCATCATGAAGGCAACGTCATTATGGGTCAAAAAGGCATGCATTTGAGTGAATTTAATAATAATGATGAATATCATTTTGGTATACCACATCGTTATTCAACCCATTATCTTTTACTTGAAGCATTACGTAAGCAATTAAAGATTCAACCGAGTCATTTTAGTTATCATGAAATGTCACCAGCAGAAATGCCAGCAGCTTTAAGTGAACATCGAATTACTGGATACGCTGTAGCTGAACCGTTTGGTGCCCTCGGTGAAAAGTTAGGGAAAGGTGAGACTTTGAAACATGGTGATGACGTCATTCCTGATGCATATTGCTGTGTGCTAGTGCTTAGAGGTGAACTTCTGCATCAACATAGAGATATAGCGCAAGCGTTTGTACAAGATTATAAAAAATCCGGCTTTAAAATGAATAATAAAAATACAAGTGTAGATATTATGACACAACATTTTAAACAAAGTCGTGAGGTCTTAAAACAATCAGCCGAGTGGACATCATATGGCGACTT harbors:
- a CDS encoding ABC transporter ATP-binding protein, whose amino-acid sequence is MIKIQQLQHHFGTHQVIHNFNLDINKGEIISFIGKSGCGKSTLLNIIGGFIQPSSGHVVINNQVKRNPSPDCLMLFQHHNLLPWKTINDNIRIGLHKKMTDTDINEQLKLVDLEGKGKHFPEQLSGGMKQRVALCRAHVHQPNVILMDEPLGALDAFTRYKLQDQLVQLKHQTKATIILVTHDIDEAIYLSDRIVLLGEGCNIISQYEMTTSHPRNRNDSHLLKIRHDIMETFALNHHQVEPEYYL
- a CDS encoding ABC transporter substrate-binding protein, with protein sequence MKKIIAIVIIGFLILSGCDWQRVSKAPSKKSQNQQVIKIGYLPITHSANLMMTKKLLSQSSHAKYKLELVKFNNWPDLMDALNSGRIDGASTLIELAMKSKQKGSNIKAVALGHHEGNVIMGQKGMHLSEFNNNDEYHFGIPHRYSTHYLLLEALRKQLKIQPSHFSYHEMSPAEMPAALSEHRITGYAVAEPFGALGEKLGKGETLKHGDDVIPDAYCCVLVLRGELLHQHRDIAQAFVQDYKKSGFKMNNKNTSVDIMTQHFKQSREVLKQSAEWTSYGDLTIKPSGYQEISKLVRQHQLFNPPAYDDFVEPSLYKEASRS